A portion of the Euwallacea similis isolate ESF13 chromosome 8, ESF131.1, whole genome shotgun sequence genome contains these proteins:
- the LOC136410415 gene encoding uncharacterized protein, giving the protein MSMTSRSTLTIVTIRSIALWLYFTGSIRTHQILPLLPFHHQQNHLPAGHNQVQTAIIHDQQQPTTRAISTANRFQLLHPALPPQNRQADFLPPFLLNPPLYTAVRNALIGGGGMIPRGRFFAPPLNNLFTPNTVKHQRPESEGQDEEYRKFLEEEAEELEKDRYHNDITRDFPDFSLDSIDSTSFEPNKKTFVRVNIQGKDYSYAA; this is encoded by the exons ATGTCGATG ACAAGCCGCAGTACTTTAACTATCGTCACCATTAGGTCAATTGCTTTATGGCTCTACTTTACAGGCTCCATTCGCACGCACCAGATCCTTCCACTGTTGCCTTTCCACCATCAACAAAATCACCTCCCAGCAGGCCATAATCAG gTGCAAACCGCGATAATCCATGACCAACAACAACCAACAACTCGTGCTATTTCAACAGCCAATAGGTTCCAATTATTGCATCCTGCGCTTCCGCCCCAAAACCGACAAGCGGACTTTCTTCCACCTTTCCTCTTGAATCCTCCTCTTTATACTGCAGTCCGCAACGCCCTAATTGGAGGAGGTGGAATGATACCCAGAGGAAGATTTTTTGCTCCCCCTTTAAACAACCTTTTCACCCCTAATACTGTTAAGCATCAAAGGCCTGAGAGTGAAGGGCAAGATGAGGAATATAG aaaattccTGGAGGAGGAGGCAGAGGAGCTGGAAAAGGATCGGTATCACAATGATATTACGAGggattttccagatttttcccTTGACTCTATAGATTCTACCTCTTTTGAGCCCAACAAGAAGACATTCGTAAGAGTTAATATACAGGGGAAAGATTATAGCTATGCGGCTTAG
- the CycJ gene encoding cyclin-J isoform X1 — protein MTMTNLISEYSCSYAESTPWSDLDEYADSFKEVIKQREKIKIPFLHTSPQLECRPRIVKYLRERCIERKYSHCSLHLAVYLLDTFMDGHNVVPGKILLVANVCLLLAVKFEENTRNVPKISELNALVQNCFTVDEHKQLEMRVLEYFCWYIKFPTAAHYTHYYMKAAITQQDLTQCCEDFRGIFYRIHSGALEYLHHVIDNIHYMQEFRPSEIAAGIIAISRAECGLSPWSHRLHQVTDYTSEDIRGPFYTLHINKYSQTVDALTLYPSSICTFRENYCGSCGIQSCPKCSFLRKI, from the exons ATGACAATGACAAATCTTATAAGTGAATATTCCTGCTCCTAC GCCGAATCTACGCCTTGGAGCGATTTAGACGAATACGCCGATAGTTTCAAGGAAGTAATCAAGCAAAgggagaaaattaaaatccctTTTTTGCACACCTCTCCGCAG CTGGAATGCCGACCACGAATTGTAAAATATCTGAGAGAAAGGTGCATTGAACGAAAGTACAGCCACTGTAGTCTGCATCTTGCAGTATACCTTCTGGACACCTTCATGGATGGCCACAATGTCGTTCCTGGGAAAATATTGCTGGTAGCCAATGTGTGTTTGTTATTAGCTG taaaatttgaggaaaacaCCCGTAATGTACCGAAAATTTCGGAATTAAACGCCTTAGTTCAAAACTGCTTTACTGTGGACGAGCACAAGCAACTGGAAATGAGAGTTTTGGAGTACTTTTGCTGGTACATTAAGTTTCCCACAGCTGCTCATTACACGCACTATTACATGAAAGCTGCTATAACTCAGCAGGACCTAACGCAGTGTTGTGAAGATTTCCGAGGCATCTTCTATAGAATTCACAGCGGAGCGTTGGAATATTTGCATCATGTCATTGACA ACATTCACTACATGCAAGAGTTCAGGCCTTCAGAGATTGCTGCAGGAATTATAGCAATTAGTAGGGCGGAATGCGGGTTATCTCCATGGAGCCATAGACTCCACCAAGTAACTGACTATACGAGCGAAGATATCCGCGGCCCTTTCTACACTCTTCATATTAACAA gtatagtcAAACGGTTGACGCTTTGACGCTGTATCCCAGTTCAATTTGCACATTCAGGGAGAATTATTGTGGCAGCTGCGGTATACAGAGTTGTCccaaatgttcatttttaagaaagaTTTGA
- the LOC136410275 gene encoding 8-oxo-dGDP phosphatase NUDT18, translating to MPDTVESNLIKVLKGLPLFSEEAEICDFSLEEQNEALESQGIQPNVDPNYKPTVGETVTYIVACVILNEQGEVLMIQEAKQSCAGKWYLPAGRMEKGETVIEACKREVLEETGLEIDCTTLLMVESAGGVWLRFVLTGEVSGGILKTPAQADKESLQAKWINNLEDITLRASDIVELIEKARAYNHARKTKDHTWHPDQLPCLRPYSQLLLRLVIVIKKKATNRVHILLSERTSWHLPTCQVNPSKSYHSTLRRFMVDLFGAEVPTHKPHGLLSVEHDPRDGKDGAALTLLVSFKSPLEEVPIIGKCVWHEVSKELGDKLLQKVVARNGTIQFHVIK from the exons atgcctGACACAGTCGAATCGAATCTAATTAAAGTCCTCAAAGGCCTGCCCCTATTCAGCGAGGAGGCTGAAATCTGTGACTTTTCTTTGGAGGAGCAAAATGAAGCCCTAGAATCCCAAGGCATTCAACCTAATGTTGATCCGAATTACAAACCTACTGTGGGCGAAACTGTAACTTATATTGTGGCAtgtgtaattttaaatgagcaAGGAGAGGTACTGATGATTCAAGAAGCAAAACAATCATGTGCAGGCAAATG GTATTTGCCTGCTGGAAGAATGGAGAAAGGCGAAACTGTTATAGAAGCATGTAAAAGGGAGGTGCTAGAAGAAACTGGATTGGAAATTGATTGTACTACTCTCTTGATGGTTGAGAGTGCAGGAGGGGTATGGCTAAG ATTTGTGCTCACAGGTGAAGTATCTGGAGGCATTTTGAAAACACCCGCGCAAGCTGATAAGGAATCTCTACAAGCAAAATGGATTAACAATTTGGAGGATATCACTCTGCGGGCTTCAGATATAGTGGAATTGATTGAGAAAGCTAG GGCCTACAATCACGCCCGCAAAACAAAAGACCACACATGGCACCCCGACCAACTGCCCTGCCTCAGACCCTATTCTCAGCTACTCCTTCGGCTGGTGATAGTGATAAAAAAGAAAGCAACCAATAGGGTACACATCCTGCTCAGCGAGCGCACTTCGTGGCATTTGCCCACCTGCCAGGTGAACCCCAGCAAAAGTTACCATTCGACTTTGAGGAGGTTCATGGTGGACCTCTTTGGAGCTGAAGTTCCTACCCATAAACCCCATGGGCTGCTATCT GTGGAACATGATCCAAGAGATGGGAAAGATGGGGCTGCTCTCACTCTGCTGGTTTCGTTTAAATCTCCTCTGGAGGAGGTGCCGATCATAGGAAAGTGCGTCTGGCATGAGGTGTCGAAGGAGTTAGGCGATAAGCTTTTGCAGAAAGTAGTGGCTCGAAATGGCACCATCCAGTTCCATGtcataaaataa
- the CycJ gene encoding cyclin-J isoform X2, translating to MTMTNLISEYSCSYAESTPWSDLDEYADSFKEVIKQREKIKIPFLHTSPQLECRPRIVKYLRERCIERKYSHCSLHLAVYLLDTFMDGHNVVPGKILLVANVCLLLAVKFEENTRNVPKISELNALVQNCFTVDEHKQLEMRVLEYFCWYIKFPTAAHYTHYYMKAAITQQDLTQCCEDFRGIFYRIHSGALEYLHHVIDNIHYMQEFRPSEIAAGIIAISRAECGLSPWSHRLHQVTDYTSEDIRGPFYTLHINNQTVDALTLYPSSICTFRENYCGSCGIQSCPKCSFLRKI from the exons ATGACAATGACAAATCTTATAAGTGAATATTCCTGCTCCTAC GCCGAATCTACGCCTTGGAGCGATTTAGACGAATACGCCGATAGTTTCAAGGAAGTAATCAAGCAAAgggagaaaattaaaatccctTTTTTGCACACCTCTCCGCAG CTGGAATGCCGACCACGAATTGTAAAATATCTGAGAGAAAGGTGCATTGAACGAAAGTACAGCCACTGTAGTCTGCATCTTGCAGTATACCTTCTGGACACCTTCATGGATGGCCACAATGTCGTTCCTGGGAAAATATTGCTGGTAGCCAATGTGTGTTTGTTATTAGCTG taaaatttgaggaaaacaCCCGTAATGTACCGAAAATTTCGGAATTAAACGCCTTAGTTCAAAACTGCTTTACTGTGGACGAGCACAAGCAACTGGAAATGAGAGTTTTGGAGTACTTTTGCTGGTACATTAAGTTTCCCACAGCTGCTCATTACACGCACTATTACATGAAAGCTGCTATAACTCAGCAGGACCTAACGCAGTGTTGTGAAGATTTCCGAGGCATCTTCTATAGAATTCACAGCGGAGCGTTGGAATATTTGCATCATGTCATTGACA ACATTCACTACATGCAAGAGTTCAGGCCTTCAGAGATTGCTGCAGGAATTATAGCAATTAGTAGGGCGGAATGCGGGTTATCTCCATGGAGCCATAGACTCCACCAAGTAACTGACTATACGAGCGAAGATATCCGCGGCCCTTTCTACACTCTTCATATTAACAA tcAAACGGTTGACGCTTTGACGCTGTATCCCAGTTCAATTTGCACATTCAGGGAGAATTATTGTGGCAGCTGCGGTATACAGAGTTGTCccaaatgttcatttttaagaaagaTTTGA